One segment of Nostoc piscinale CENA21 DNA contains the following:
- a CDS encoding tetratricopeptide repeat protein, which yields MSINFRKRSLTDGNRALQLFTDRHELTRVFAAYINEEPAAETILSFYGDGGNGKSLLLKFLRTKCCKRFGADIWQKLKTKTAAEVAEDIEFAHSWEFEQVPAILQDFGLAPNGDDQPQDPFYGLLMLRRSLARAATELNYRLRFPLYDFACVWYLKQKNRLTPEKLQEWFPSEEVDLLIEIGNAISGTSWGTIGKAVFGIFDKHLGENFQLYLQQRKLNETDVQEIRRMDAETELINELPRYLAQDLNVAMLQKKAPPRIVLFFDTHEAFWGSQRQQTGILYFQRDEWLRYFLAELELSRGIVAVIAGREAPRWEEADNFPIPQQYIDTQLVSHLSPTDADVYLQRADIRNEELRQSAIAYSSVRENQVHPLLLGLSADVILQAQAQRVTLTAADFPKTAETVDKAKILINRLLKYADREISYAVHALSACRSFNFEIYRLLGTELHFTSSKPAFDILTEFSFVWDVEQLGEDWYRIHDLLRRLNYETNNEITQQAHVVLEQHYRQQGQVAEAIYHANRLDWRRGINEWVEVFEEALRLSRHQQCRSLLEVRSELIINSDFQLGRISQFEGNYYAQLAKYSAAQTEYLEAVAAYNQELSITPDDTATLNNRGVALQNLGELQTQLAQHPQAIQSYTDAITAYNQALTLAPDYIDALNNKGNALAKLGNLQTQLAQHPQAIQSYTDAIAAYDQALRLAPDYINALNNKGNALANLGELQTQLAQHPQAIQSYTDAIAAYDQALRLAPDNNYALNNKGIALQRLGNLQIQLAQHPQAIQSYTNAIAAYDQALRLAPDYIYAFNNKGNALKKLGDLQTQLAQHPQAIQSYTDAIVAYNQALNLAPNYIQILNNKGEALQRLGDLQTQLEHHNQAIQSYQNALKFYNQALNLAPDFTYALNNKGTTLQSWGKLLLQLSQQPEAVNHLQAALAAFNRSFAIAPGDEFVRNWRDELQELLDNLVS from the coding sequence ATGAGTATTAATTTCAGAAAGCGATCGCTCACAGATGGCAATCGGGCGTTACAGTTATTTACAGACCGTCATGAATTGACTCGCGTGTTTGCGGCTTATATAAATGAGGAGCCAGCAGCAGAAACTATATTATCTTTTTATGGTGATGGTGGTAACGGCAAATCTTTACTGCTGAAATTTTTACGCACCAAGTGTTGTAAGCGGTTCGGTGCGGATATTTGGCAGAAACTCAAGACAAAAACGGCGGCGGAAGTGGCGGAAGATATTGAGTTTGCCCATAGTTGGGAGTTTGAGCAAGTACCAGCAATTTTACAAGACTTTGGACTAGCACCGAATGGCGATGATCAACCCCAAGACCCATTTTATGGCTTGTTGATGCTCAGGCGATCGCTGGCACGGGCGGCGACAGAATTAAACTATCGGCTACGCTTTCCCTTGTATGATTTTGCCTGTGTGTGGTATCTCAAGCAAAAAAATCGCCTCACGCCGGAGAAGTTACAAGAATGGTTTCCCAGCGAGGAAGTTGATTTATTAATTGAAATCGGCAATGCTATTAGCGGCACATCTTGGGGAACTATTGGGAAAGCTGTCTTTGGCATTTTTGACAAGCACTTGGGAGAGAACTTTCAGCTATATTTACAACAACGAAAGCTGAATGAAACCGATGTGCAGGAAATTCGGCGGATGGATGCGGAAACGGAATTAATCAACGAACTCCCCCGCTATCTGGCGCAAGATTTGAATGTGGCGATGTTGCAAAAGAAAGCACCGCCAAGAATTGTCTTGTTTTTCGATACTCATGAAGCTTTTTGGGGAAGTCAACGGCAACAAACAGGCATACTATATTTTCAGCGAGATGAATGGCTGCGGTATTTTTTAGCCGAGTTGGAATTATCAAGGGGGATAGTCGCCGTCATCGCTGGGAGAGAAGCACCGCGTTGGGAGGAAGCTGATAATTTTCCGATTCCGCAACAATATATAGATACTCAGTTAGTCAGTCATCTTTCCCCGACTGATGCAGATGTGTATTTACAGCGTGCTGACATTAGGAATGAAGAATTACGACAAAGTGCGATCGCCTACTCTAGTGTGAGAGAAAATCAAGTACACCCGTTACTATTGGGTTTGTCTGCGGATGTGATTTTACAAGCCCAAGCACAACGAGTTACCCTCACCGCAGCAGATTTTCCCAAGACAGCCGAGACGGTAGATAAAGCCAAAATTTTGATTAACCGACTGCTGAAATATGCAGATAGAGAAATTAGTTATGCGGTTCACGCTTTAAGTGCTTGTCGCTCATTTAACTTTGAAATTTACCGCCTGCTGGGTACAGAATTACATTTCACATCTAGCAAACCAGCCTTCGACATCCTCACAGAATTTTCCTTTGTTTGGGATGTGGAACAGCTAGGAGAAGACTGGTATCGCATCCACGACTTACTGCGGCGGTTAAACTATGAAACCAATAACGAAATTACTCAACAGGCTCATGTTGTTTTAGAACAACACTACCGCCAACAAGGACAAGTCGCAGAAGCAATATATCATGCTAACCGTTTAGATTGGCGACGGGGTATAAATGAGTGGGTAGAAGTGTTTGAGGAAGCATTGCGCCTGAGTCGTCATCAACAATGTCGCTCACTGTTGGAAGTCAGGAGTGAGTTAATAATTAACAGCGATTTTCAACTGGGTAGAATATCCCAGTTTGAAGGTAATTACTATGCTCAATTAGCGAAATATTCAGCAGCACAAACAGAATATTTAGAAGCTGTGGCTGCATACAACCAAGAATTAAGCATCACCCCCGATGATACCGCCACCCTCAACAACAGAGGGGTAGCGTTACAAAATTTAGGGGAATTGCAAACCCAACTAGCCCAGCATCCTCAAGCCATCCAATCTTATACCGATGCAATCACAGCCTACAACCAAGCCCTCACTCTTGCTCCTGACTACATTGATGCTCTCAACAACAAAGGAAATGCGTTAGCAAAGTTAGGAAATTTGCAAACCCAACTAGCCCAGCATCCTCAAGCCATCCAATCTTACACCGATGCGATCGCTGCCTACGACCAAGCCCTCCGCCTCGCTCCTGACTACATTAATGCTCTCAACAACAAAGGAAATGCGTTAGCAAATTTAGGGGAATTGCAAACCCAACTAGCCCAGCATCCTCAAGCCATCCAATCTTACACCGATGCGATCGCTGCCTACGACCAAGCCCTCCGCCTCGCTCCTGACAACAACTACGCTCTCAATAACAAAGGGATAGCGTTACAAAGATTAGGAAATTTACAAATCCAACTAGCCCAGCATCCCCAAGCCATCCAATCTTACACCAATGCGATCGCTGCCTACGACCAAGCCCTCCGCCTCGCTCCTGACTACATCTATGCTTTCAACAACAAAGGAAATGCGTTAAAAAAGTTAGGAGATTTGCAAACCCAACTAGCCCAGCATCCCCAAGCCATCCAATCTTACACCGATGCGATCGTTGCCTACAACCAAGCCCTCAATCTTGCTCCTAACTACATCCAAATTCTCAACAACAAAGGAGAAGCGTTACAAAGATTAGGGGATTTGCAAACACAACTTGAACACCATAACCAAGCTATACAGTCTTATCAAAATGCGCTCAAGTTCTACAACCAAGCCCTAAACCTTGCTCCTGACTTCACCTATGCTCTCAACAACAAGGGTACAACGTTACAAAGTTGGGGTAAATTACTTTTACAGTTATCCCAACAACCAGAAGCAGTCAACCATTTACAAGCAGCATTAGCCGCCTTTAATCGCTCTTTCGCCATAGCTCCCGGTGATGAGTTTGTTCGCAATTGGAGAGATGAATTACAAGAATTGCTGGATAATTTAGTCAGTTAA
- a CDS encoding FIST signal transduction protein — MLKVILGHSDDPDTQEATKDVIDRCVSQLRDLPGIPIKAGMIFAAIDFDHALILKEIQQVFPEIDLIGCTTDGEISSILGFQQDSLTLMLFCSDTIDIHAGIGYGVKENSLAAAQQAVQQAMQKCSTPAKLCVTLPASYLADGSTTNGELILAGLKSALGSEVPILGGTAGDQFRFKTAYQFFGNEVFTDALPILIFSGDILFSYGTGCGWTPIGRKSIVTKSHGTVVEEIDGVSALKFYQRYLGDRQPTAENPLAVYEGNSDRYYMRVPNTCTPTGSINFLGSVPEQATVQMTDFNRDDVLYAVKTSLQRALKNYPGKEPDAILLFSCCCRRWLLGTRAKEEYQIIKTELGKEIPICGFYTYGEFSPIQPQGYTYYHQETFVTLLIGTK; from the coding sequence ATGTTAAAAGTGATTCTTGGTCATAGCGATGACCCCGATACTCAAGAAGCAACGAAAGATGTAATAGATAGATGTGTGAGTCAATTACGTGATTTACCGGGAATACCAATCAAGGCTGGTATGATATTTGCGGCGATAGATTTTGATCACGCACTGATTCTCAAAGAAATTCAGCAAGTATTTCCAGAGATTGACTTGATTGGTTGTACTACAGATGGTGAAATATCTTCAATATTGGGGTTTCAGCAAGATTCTTTGACGCTGATGCTGTTCTGTTCTGACACTATAGATATTCATGCAGGGATAGGGTACGGAGTCAAAGAAAATTCCTTGGCGGCGGCGCAGCAAGCAGTACAACAGGCTATGCAGAAGTGCAGCACTCCAGCGAAATTATGTGTCACTTTACCTGCTAGTTATTTAGCAGATGGTTCTACTACCAATGGCGAATTAATTTTGGCAGGTTTGAAATCAGCTTTAGGTTCTGAAGTGCCAATTTTAGGTGGTACAGCAGGAGATCAATTTAGGTTTAAAACAGCTTATCAATTTTTTGGAAATGAAGTTTTTACAGATGCACTCCCGATTTTGATTTTTTCTGGGGATATTTTGTTTTCTTATGGGACTGGCTGCGGTTGGACACCCATTGGACGCAAGAGTATTGTGACAAAATCTCACGGAACGGTGGTTGAGGAAATTGATGGAGTCTCAGCACTAAAATTTTATCAGCGATATTTGGGCGATCGCCAACCAACAGCAGAAAATCCTTTAGCAGTATACGAAGGAAATAGCGATCGCTACTATATGCGAGTCCCGAATACTTGCACACCAACTGGTAGTATTAATTTTTTGGGTAGTGTACCAGAACAAGCTACAGTTCAGATGACCGACTTTAACCGTGATGATGTTCTTTATGCTGTCAAAACCTCACTTCAGAGAGCATTAAAAAACTATCCCGGCAAAGAACCAGATGCTATCTTACTATTTTCTTGTTGCTGTCGGCGTTGGTTATTAGGCACAAGAGCCAAAGAAGAGTATCAAATTATCAAAACAGAACTTGGTAAAGAAATTCCGATTTGTGGGTTCTATACTTACGGTGAATTTTCTCCCATCCAACCACAAGGTTATACATATTATCATCAAGAAACATTTGTGACTTTGCTAATCGGCACAAAGTAA
- a CDS encoding orange carotenoid protein N-terminal domain-containing protein: MTYTQTNDPTIRKCVESWRKLDVDEQLGLFWFIYKEMGGSVTPAAPAASTVSPEIAEGLFNQVKELSHEEQLQVQRDLINRVDTQIGREYGSLGDTTKLLFWYRLSQGMDGNVIIPVPAAYRLSSAAETLLNQVKELPFEQQINLFRDYVSPMGAEPKGGAEI; the protein is encoded by the coding sequence ATGACCTACACTCAAACTAATGACCCTACCATTCGTAAATGTGTTGAATCTTGGCGGAAATTAGATGTAGATGAACAACTAGGTTTGTTCTGGTTTATCTATAAAGAAATGGGTGGCTCTGTTACTCCTGCTGCCCCTGCTGCTAGTACTGTTTCTCCAGAAATTGCCGAAGGTTTATTTAATCAAGTCAAAGAATTAAGTCATGAAGAACAACTACAAGTTCAGCGAGACTTAATTAATCGAGTAGATACTCAAATTGGCAGAGAATATGGTTCTTTAGGAGATACTACCAAACTCTTATTTTGGTATCGTCTATCTCAAGGGATGGATGGTAATGTAATTATTCCTGTACCTGCTGCTTATCGCCTTTCTTCAGCAGCCGAAACTTTGTTGAATCAAGTTAAAGAATTACCTTTTGAACAGCAAATTAATCTTTTCCGCGACTATGTTTCTCCAATGGGTGCTGAACCTAAAGGTGGCGCTGAAATTTAA
- a CDS encoding sensor histidine kinase produces MEIATKVIHHDWIEISIADNGLGIAETVQTKLFDPFFTTKDIGKGTGLGLSISYKIIVELHRGKLECHSAPKAGAKFIIQIPIKQSKK; encoded by the coding sequence ATTGAGATTGCAACTAAAGTTATCCATCATGATTGGATAGAAATTAGTATTGCTGATAATGGTTTAGGAATTGCAGAAACAGTGCAGACAAAATTATTCGATCCGTTCTTTACGACTAAAGATATTGGCAAAGGTACAGGTTTAGGTTTATCTATTAGTTATAAAATTATTGTTGAATTGCATAGAGGTAAATTAGAATGTCATTCAGCGCCAAAAGCAGGAGCAAAGTTTATTATTCAAATTCCTATTAAACAATCTAAAAAATAA
- a CDS encoding dienelactone hydrolase family protein, which produces MKEISRRQFITTATLTTGFVVAVQPVFAKVITTDSKGLTAGAVKIPVKDGEIPAYRAVPKTGKNFPVVLVIQEIFGVHEHIQDVCRRFAKLGYLAIAPELFVRQGDVSKLSNIDEIRQVVAKVPDAQVLSDLDATVNWAVKSAKGNAKRIGITGFCWGGRITWLYAAHNPQIKAGVAWYGRLVGNSTELTPQHPVDIASTLKVPVLGLYGGKDTGIPVDTVEQMRDRLKSSNSKSQIIIYPDAPHAFFADYRPSYREQEAKEGWQKLQAWFKQHGVS; this is translated from the coding sequence ATGAAAGAAATATCACGTCGCCAATTTATCACCACTGCCACTTTAACGACAGGCTTTGTTGTAGCAGTGCAGCCTGTGTTTGCTAAAGTAATTACCACCGATAGCAAGGGCTTAACTGCTGGTGCTGTGAAAATTCCGGTTAAAGATGGCGAAATTCCTGCTTATAGAGCCGTACCCAAAACGGGGAAAAATTTCCCAGTGGTTTTGGTAATTCAAGAAATTTTTGGTGTCCATGAGCATATTCAAGATGTTTGTCGTCGCTTTGCCAAGTTGGGATATTTAGCGATCGCACCAGAATTATTTGTGCGTCAAGGTGATGTGTCAAAATTAAGCAATATAGACGAAATCCGTCAGGTAGTGGCTAAAGTTCCTGATGCACAGGTACTATCCGACCTAGATGCAACAGTCAACTGGGCAGTAAAATCAGCTAAGGGAAATGCTAAAAGAATCGGAATTACAGGCTTTTGCTGGGGTGGTAGGATCACATGGCTCTATGCTGCACATAATCCCCAAATCAAAGCAGGTGTAGCGTGGTATGGCAGACTTGTGGGTAATTCTACAGAACTCACACCCCAACATCCCGTTGATATTGCTTCCACATTAAAAGTACCTGTCCTGGGACTATACGGCGGTAAAGATACAGGCATACCTGTAGATACAGTAGAACAAATGCGCGATCGCCTCAAATCCAGTAACAGCAAATCTCAAATTATCATCTACCCAGATGCACCCCACGCCTTTTTTGCAGATTATCGCCCATCTTACCGCGAACAAGAAGCGAAAGAAGGCTGGCAAAAACTCCAAGCATGGTTTAAGCAACATGGCGTGTCATAA
- the mutL gene encoding DNA mismatch repair endonuclease MutL — protein sequence MASTIQALPTEVVYLITAGEVIDSLASAVRELVENSLDAGATRIVVYLWPQQWRIRVADNGCGMNLEDLQQAATAHSTSKIRSSDDLWKINSLGFRGEALHSLTTLAELEILSRPADGNLGWRVVYGDDGKAQTVEATAIAPGTVVTVSNLFGNCPSRRQGLPSAAQQMKAVQATIYQIALCHPQVTWQLWQNDRIWFTISPAATTGQLLPQILPQVRQGDLQELKLEIPHPPNPQLPTPNSQLSLVVGLPDRCHRHRPDWVRIAVNGRMVKSPELEQTILSAFHRTLPRDRYPICLLHLEISPDQINWNRNPAKTEIYLNELNYWQEQITQAIDQALRIEDANFKEAVQTTRVSKLLKAAEEKGGYKFNPNHPKIEGTQHTLKAVAQVSNTYIVAEHPGGMWLVEQHIAHERVLYEQICDNWQLVPVEPSIILYQLSPAQVSQLQRIGLDIETFGEQLWAVRNIPALLQQREDCAEAILELSWGGDLQTAQVAVACRTAIRNGTPLNLPEMQTLLDQWQRTRNPRTCPHGRPIYLSLEESALARFFRRHWVIGKSHGI from the coding sequence ATGGCATCTACTATTCAAGCTTTACCAACCGAAGTCGTATATCTCATTACAGCTGGTGAGGTGATAGACTCCTTGGCATCTGCTGTGAGGGAATTGGTGGAAAATTCTCTAGATGCAGGTGCAACGAGGATTGTGGTTTATTTATGGCCACAACAATGGCGCATTCGTGTAGCTGACAATGGCTGTGGGATGAACCTGGAAGACTTGCAACAAGCTGCCACAGCCCATAGTACGAGTAAAATTCGCTCTAGTGATGATTTATGGAAAATTAACAGCTTGGGATTTCGGGGTGAAGCGTTGCACAGCTTGACGACTTTGGCAGAGTTAGAAATTTTGAGTCGTCCTGCTGATGGTAATTTGGGGTGGCGGGTGGTTTATGGTGATGATGGTAAAGCACAAACAGTAGAAGCAACAGCGATCGCACCTGGTACAGTAGTTACAGTTTCTAATCTGTTTGGTAATTGCCCATCTCGCCGCCAAGGTTTACCCAGTGCAGCACAGCAAATGAAAGCTGTGCAAGCCACAATTTATCAAATTGCTTTGTGTCATCCGCAAGTAACATGGCAACTGTGGCAAAATGACCGCATCTGGTTCACCATTTCTCCCGCCGCCACCACTGGACAACTACTGCCGCAAATTTTACCCCAAGTCCGCCAAGGTGATTTACAAGAACTGAAACTCGAAATTCCCCACCCTCCCAACCCCCAACTCCCCACTCCCAACTCCCAACTCTCCCTAGTAGTAGGACTCCCAGACAGGTGTCATCGCCATCGACCAGACTGGGTGCGAATCGCTGTGAATGGCAGAATGGTAAAATCGCCAGAACTTGAGCAAACTATTTTGTCAGCGTTTCATCGGACTTTACCACGCGATCGCTATCCTATTTGTTTATTACATCTAGAAATTTCTCCCGACCAAATTAACTGGAATCGCAACCCAGCCAAAACGGAAATCTATCTGAATGAATTAAACTATTGGCAAGAGCAAATCACCCAAGCAATTGACCAAGCACTCCGCATTGAAGATGCGAACTTTAAAGAAGCTGTCCAAACAACCAGAGTCAGCAAATTACTCAAAGCCGCAGAAGAAAAAGGCGGTTATAAATTTAATCCCAATCATCCTAAAATAGAAGGCACTCAGCACACTCTCAAAGCAGTAGCCCAAGTAAGCAACACTTACATTGTGGCTGAACATCCTGGTGGTATGTGGTTAGTAGAACAACATATTGCCCACGAGCGAGTTTTGTACGAACAAATCTGTGATAATTGGCAACTCGTTCCTGTGGAACCTTCGATTATTCTTTATCAACTGTCACCCGCACAAGTTTCACAACTGCAACGCATTGGTTTAGATATAGAAACCTTTGGCGAACAACTTTGGGCTGTTCGGAATATACCCGCACTTTTGCAACAACGAGAAGACTGTGCAGAAGCCATTTTAGAACTTAGTTGGGGCGGAGACTTACAAACGGCGCAAGTTGCGGTCGCTTGTCGCACCGCCATTCGTAACGGTACACCACTGAACCTACCAGAAATGCAAACACTGTTAGACCAATGGCAACGCACCCGTAACCCCCGTACCTGTCCCCACGGTAGACCTATCTATTTATCCCTAGAAGAATCAGCCTTAGCCCGATTTTTCCGCAGACATTGGGTAATTGGTAAAAGCCACGGAATTTAA
- the rsgA gene encoding ribosome small subunit-dependent GTPase A has translation MNLDLLGWSDFFTHSFVPYRQQGFSVGRVAIEYRNTYIVYSEQGELAAKVTGKLRHQATQPQDFPAVGDWVIIQTRESEGRATIHGILPRKSKFSRKTVGSKTEEQIVAANVDTVFLVCGLDGDFNPRRIERYLILAWESGTNPVIVLNKADLCNSLDECISEVEAVAIGVPILVLSATNNQGLDALKAYLQPGQTVALLGSSGVGKSTITNQLQGTSVQAVQPVRQGDDRGRHTTTNRELILLPTGGLIIDTPGMREIQIWAGDESLQGTFADIETLAAECRFRNCQHHNEPGCAVQQALLEGELDYSRFLGYQKLQKELNYLVRKQDQRAQLAEKERWKKIHKAMRNHHQH, from the coding sequence ATGAATTTGGATTTATTAGGCTGGAGTGACTTTTTTACTCACAGTTTCGTACCCTATCGCCAACAAGGATTTAGCGTTGGTAGGGTTGCTATTGAATACAGAAATACTTACATCGTCTATAGCGAACAAGGCGAACTAGCAGCAAAAGTTACAGGGAAACTGCGACATCAAGCTACTCAACCACAAGACTTTCCCGCAGTTGGAGACTGGGTTATCATTCAGACGCGAGAGTCAGAAGGACGCGCTACCATTCACGGAATTTTGCCCAGAAAAAGTAAGTTTTCACGGAAAACAGTTGGTAGTAAAACCGAAGAACAAATTGTTGCAGCTAATGTTGACACCGTGTTCTTGGTTTGTGGACTTGATGGCGACTTTAACCCTAGAAGAATAGAACGCTATCTAATTTTGGCTTGGGAAAGTGGGACAAATCCAGTCATCGTTTTAAATAAAGCCGACCTGTGCAACTCTTTAGATGAGTGTATATCTGAAGTGGAAGCTGTTGCCATTGGTGTACCAATTCTAGTATTAAGTGCTACCAACAATCAAGGACTAGATGCTTTGAAAGCATACCTCCAACCAGGACAAACAGTTGCTTTGTTAGGGTCTTCTGGTGTGGGTAAATCTACAATCACTAACCAACTCCAAGGTACATCAGTGCAAGCTGTACAACCAGTACGCCAAGGTGATGACCGAGGTAGACACACCACTACAAATCGAGAATTGATATTACTGCCAACAGGCGGCTTAATTATTGATACCCCAGGAATGCGAGAAATTCAAATTTGGGCAGGTGATGAAAGTTTACAAGGAACTTTTGCAGACATCGAAACCTTAGCCGCAGAATGTCGCTTTCGCAATTGCCAGCACCACAACGAACCAGGTTGTGCAGTGCAACAAGCATTACTTGAGGGTGAACTCGATTATTCCAGATTTCTGGGCTACCAAAAATTGCAAAAAGAACTCAACTATCTTGTCCGCAAACAAGACCAAAGGGCGCAATTAGCCGAGAAAGAACGCTGGAAGAAGATTCATAAAGCTATGCGAAATCATCACCAGCATTAA
- a CDS encoding SDR family NAD(P)-dependent oxidoreductase, with product MTTTALIVGAGNGLSASLARLFAAEGMSVALAARQIDKLSTLSQEIGAVSFACDASQPSDVNQLFNNVEQKLGAPTVVVYNPSLRVTGKLVDLDPSEVAKSLEITAYGGFLVAQAAAKRMLKLGEGAIFFTGASASVKGYPRSAPFAMGKFALRGLVQSIARELAPQNIHVAHFIIDGVIRSATRQEAPDKSDSLLDPDAIAQTYLNILRQPRSAWTWEVELRPWVETF from the coding sequence ATGACAACCACTGCATTAATTGTTGGTGCTGGTAATGGACTGAGTGCATCCCTAGCGCGTTTGTTCGCTGCTGAAGGGATGAGTGTTGCTTTAGCAGCACGGCAGATTGATAAACTGAGTACATTGTCTCAAGAGATTGGCGCAGTTAGTTTTGCCTGTGATGCTTCTCAACCAAGCGATGTCAACCAACTGTTCAACAATGTAGAACAAAAGCTAGGAGCGCCAACCGTTGTAGTTTATAATCCGAGTTTGCGAGTTACAGGTAAGTTAGTTGACCTTGATCCTAGCGAGGTGGCTAAATCTCTGGAAATTACTGCTTACGGTGGTTTTTTGGTAGCACAAGCCGCCGCGAAACGGATGCTGAAATTAGGGGAAGGCGCAATTTTCTTTACAGGTGCGTCGGCTAGTGTCAAAGGTTATCCGCGTTCTGCGCCCTTTGCAATGGGTAAATTTGCTTTGCGGGGTTTAGTTCAAAGCATTGCGCGGGAACTAGCACCGCAGAATATTCATGTAGCGCACTTTATTATTGATGGAGTGATTCGTTCAGCAACACGTCAAGAAGCTCCTGATAAATCTGATAGTTTACTAGATCCTGATGCGATCGCTCAAACTTATCTCAACATTCTCCGTCAACCCCGCAGTGCTTGGACATGGGAAGTCGAATTACGTCCTTGGGTGGAAACATTTTAG
- a CDS encoding class I SAM-dependent methyltransferase has product MKKSNYYDNIAPIYDQTRWLSETIAEEVADFILQLVCATPETSFLEPGVGTGLNIIPLVKRGYPVTGIDISAEMLNQCRQKLNGTPDNLRLIQADASQLPFSDNSFDVVLTVHILHTVADWRAFLDEIERVLKPGGFYLNCQWITPPARREFESNFQRILSKYEASKPISTAKQPIDVEGYLHQKGYISNYSVAKEWLVSNTIDDLISFFQSRAYGLCWGLADDQYHLAINELKEFCLNYYGSLDKILSSPAKFEIWAYRKV; this is encoded by the coding sequence ATGAAAAAGTCCAATTACTACGACAATATTGCACCAATCTATGACCAAACACGTTGGTTATCAGAAACAATAGCAGAAGAAGTAGCGGACTTTATTCTTCAACTTGTTTGTGCCACACCTGAGACATCTTTTTTAGAGCCTGGTGTCGGCACAGGATTAAATATTATTCCCCTCGTCAAACGAGGCTATCCTGTAACAGGAATTGATATCTCAGCAGAAATGCTAAATCAGTGTCGTCAAAAATTAAATGGTACTCCTGATAATTTGCGATTGATTCAAGCGGATGCGTCACAATTACCATTTTCAGATAACAGTTTTGATGTTGTATTAACTGTTCATATACTCCATACGGTTGCTGATTGGAGAGCATTTTTAGATGAAATTGAGCGAGTGCTAAAGCCAGGAGGTTTTTATCTCAATTGTCAATGGATTACTCCCCCAGCTAGAAGAGAATTTGAAAGCAATTTCCAAAGAATCCTATCTAAGTATGAAGCATCAAAACCAATTTCTACAGCAAAACAACCAATAGATGTAGAAGGATATTTACATCAAAAAGGTTATATTTCCAATTATTCAGTAGCTAAAGAATGGTTAGTCAGCAATACAATTGATGATCTAATCAGTTTTTTTCAATCACGAGCCTACGGTTTATGTTGGGGATTAGCAGATGATCAATATCATTTAGCTATCAACGAGTTGAAAGAATTTTGTCTCAATTATTATGGTTCTTTAGACAAAATTTTATCTTCTCCAGCAAAGTTTGAAATCTGGGCTTACAGAAAAGTATGA